In Musa acuminata AAA Group cultivar baxijiao chromosome BXJ2-10, Cavendish_Baxijiao_AAA, whole genome shotgun sequence, a genomic segment contains:
- the LOC135583554 gene encoding KH domain-containing protein HEN4-like — MAFPLLPSKRPFEQNPLEHTGRGKWKKTGPSITLQNQVKVPLGAIIFRILCPASKSGSVIGKGGGIVARIRHQTGAKIRLEETVPGCDERVIVITGLEKDAELGSKHSKEDDEGAGAVDGVESAKENTDNIEGAEDSAAADSSKLDGVPSSAVKALVLVFERLIEGESENDDEDDTNKKHSTVSARLLVLSGQVGCVLGKGGSVIKQMSADSGAQIRILPRDKLPLCASQQDEIVQVTGGVESVKKALHLVAQQLLDNPPREHDLFPSLGSSGPSSDPFASIPRAEGLPPPNFHYPPQVPPFSNRPHDITDFHPGIGPPFPKFHESGPLLQPQVSPEPITYRLLCSNDKVGSVIGKGGNIVKGLKNDTGCEIKVLETTPESEDRIIVISGLALPSDRIAPVQDAVLRVQHRLVMAVPDTKESTVLSRLLVASNQTGCLLGKGGSIIAEMRKLSGAHIRILGREQIPRGVLENDEVVQISGEFGAVQEALLQITARLKLHVFRDKLPAMNPNMPPAFVEQLPPYGFYMGRRESSPPRLHPYLPPFQKDPVGHPFEERSVFAHPVHGSGIPLGVERPASWPPQGMRDVGGPMLLPDYPGDPQRRKGRFASGSQPAPITSVDVFVPRSLVPSIYGEDGGCLKRIREISEAKIIITEPRPEATETVIIISGTPEQTHAAQSLIHAFVLSETVPLESTKS, encoded by the exons ATGGCATTTCCATTGCTACCATCCAAGCGTCCTTTTGAACAAAATCCCTTGGAGCACACTGGGAGGGGTAAGTGGAAAAAGACTGGACCTTCTATAACACTGCAGAATCAGGTGAAAGTGCCCCTAGGGGCTATTATCTTCCGAATACTCTGTCCTGCTTCAAAATCTGGAAGTGTGATTGGTAAAGGTGGAGGTATTGTAGCAAGGATACGCCACCAGACTGGTGCAAAAATTAGACTTGAAGAAACTGTTCCTGGATGCGACGAGAGAGTTATTGTAATCACTGGGTTGGAGAAAGATGCCGAACTTGGCAGCAAACATAGTAAAGAAGATGATGAAGGTGCTGGTGCTGTTGATGGTGTTGAGAGTGCCAAGGAAAATACTGATAATATTGAAGGGGCAGAGGATTCTGCTGCTGCAGATAGTTCAAAATTAGATGGAGTACCATCATCAGCAGTGAAGGCACTCGTACTTGTTTTTGAGAGATTAATTGAAGGTGAATCAGAAAATGATGATGAAGATGACACTAATAAGAAGCATTCCACTGTTTCTGCAAGATTATTAGTTCTGTCTGGCCAGGTGGGTTGTGTCCTTGGAAAGGGTGGGAGTGTAATCAAGCAAATGTCAGCTGATAGTGGGGCCCAGATTCGGATACTTCCTAGAGATAAACTTCCGTTGTGTGCTTCCCAACAGGATGAAATTGTCCAG GTAACAGGAGGGGTTGAATCAGTGAAGAAAGCACTTCATTTAGTTGCTCAGCAGCTTTTGGATAATCCACCACGAGAACATGATTTGTTCCCGTCATTGGGTTCTTCTGGTCCATCGTCTGATCCATTTGCTTCTATTCCTAGGGCAGAAGGCCTTCCACCACCAAATTTTCATTATCCCCCTCAAGTACCACCTTTCTCAAACAGGCCTCATGACATCACGGACTTTCATCCAGGCATTGGTCCACCTTTTCCTAAATTTCATGAAAGTGGACCTCTTCTGCAACCCCAAGTTTCTCCAGAGCCAATAACTTACAGGTTATTGTGTTCCAATGACAAGGTTGGAAGTGTGATAGGAAAGGGAGGGAACATTGTCAAAGGTCTTAAAAATGACACTGGCTGTGAGATCAAAGTTCTAGAGACAACTCCTGAGTCAGAGGATCGTATTATAGTGATATCTGGTCTTGCA CTTCCAAGTGATAGGATAGCGCCAGTGCAGGATGCAGTTCTTCGTGTGCAACATAGACTAGTAATGGCTGTACCTGATACGAAAGAGAGCACTGTCTTGTCTAGGCTTCTTGTTGCTTCCAACCAAACTGGTTGCCTTCTTGGCAAAGGTGGTTCTATAATAGCAGAAATGAGAAAGCTTTCTGGAGCTCATATTCGCATCTTGGGTAGAGAACAGATCCCCAGGGGCGTACTGGAAAATGATGAGGTGGTTCAG ATATCTGGTGAATTTGGAGCAGTTCAGGAAGCTTTGTTGCAAATAACTGCTAGACTGAAGCTTCATGTTTTCCGTGATAAATTACCCGCTATGAATCCCAACATGCCTCCTGCTTTTGTTGAGCAATTACCTCCATATGGTTTTTACATGGGAAGGAGGGAGTCTTCACCTCCCAGGTTGCATCCTTATTTGCCACCATTTCAGAAAGATCCTGTTGGTCACCCCTTTGAAGAAAGATCTGTCTTTGCTCATCCAGTTCATGGTTCGGGTATTCCTCTCGGTGTTGAGAGACCTGCATCATGGCCACCTCAG GGTATGAGGGATGTTGGTGGTCCCATGCTTTTGCCTGATTACCCAGGAGATCCACAAAGAAGGAAGGGTAGATTTGCTAG TGGAAGCCAGCCGGCCCCTATTACAAGTGTAGATGTTTTTGTTCCTCGATCTCTTGTACCGTCCATATATGGTGAAGATGGAGGCTGTCTAAAGCGGATCCGTGAG ATCTCAGAAGCCAAAATTATCATTACTGAACCCAGACCAGAGGCTACAGAGACGGTGATCATTATATCTGGAACACCAGAGCAGACCCATGCTGCACAAAGCCTCATCCATGCGTTTGTACTGAGTGAAACTGTTCCTTTAGAATCTACCAAATCTTGA